A region of the bacterium genome:
AAGATACGGACCTCCATTCTGGCAGTCGTATCTTGATGTGATTAAGCTTTTCTCAAAAAAATCTATCTCACATCATTGGGTTATGGATTTTGGTATTATGATGGGACTTGCAGGAATTTTGGCTACAATAGCCTTTCTGCCGATTGCCGGGTATCATCTATTCAATTCGATGAATGGAAATATTATCATAATGCTCTATTTTATGACAATAGGTTCTCTTGGGATGGCAATGGGAGTTTCTGCTTCCGGAAACCCAAATGCCTCAATAGGTATAGCAAGAGCGTTAACAATGATGCTTGGTTATGAAATACCTTTTGTTATTGTTGTCATATCATTAATATTTGTAAATCAAAGTTCGCTTTTATCCGTTATGATAACAAATCAAGCCGGGGGATTTTTGCATTGGAATCTTATTAGATACCCGTTGGGCTTTATTGCAGCAGAAATGGCATTACAGGGCATGCTTGGAGAGAAACCATTTGATGCAATGATTGCCCCCTCGGAAATTGCTTCAGGGCCAATGGTGGAATTAAGCGGAAAAATGATGGGACTTGCCTTTTTGCAGCACGCCGCGCAAATTTTTCTCGAGACTGCAATAATAACAAATCTATTTCTCGGAGGAGCATCAAACATTTGGGCATTCTTCTTTAAAATGTTCATTCTTTATATCTTATCATTATCCATAAATGCTGTTTCCCCCAGATTTAAATTTGAAGACGCTGTCAAATGGTTTTGGAAATGGCCGATGGCATTTTCCCTTGTACAATTACTGATAACTATTTTATGAAAAAGGTGATAATATGCTTGCAACATCAAGAAAAGATCTGAGAGACAAAGGATGGGAAAATATTCTGAACTATTTCAGAAAAAAATCCATGTGGATGCTCCATTACTGTACAGGCTGCGGAGCAATTGAACTCCCTCCTACAATGACATCACGATGGGACATGGAACGATTTGGTCTGGGGCCCATGGCTACACCAAGGCAAGCAGATCTGCTTTTGGTTACCGGATATCTTTCAATTAAATCGCTCAAAAGAGTAATATACACATACGAACAGATGCAGGAACCAAAATGGTTAATTGCATTCGGTTCATGCCCGTTAAACGGAGGTATCTATTACGACTCATACACAGTAATTAACAGACTCGCTCTTTATCTTCCAATTGATCTATCAATAGAGGGCTGTATGCCAAGGCCGGAAGCAATTATTAACGGATTTAATACTCTTATGGAATCAATAGAAAAC
Encoded here:
- the nuoB gene encoding NADH-quinone oxidoreductase subunit NuoB, producing MLATSRKDLRDKGWENILNYFRKKSMWMLHYCTGCGAIELPPTMTSRWDMERFGLGPMATPRQADLLLVTGYLSIKSLKRVIYTYEQMQEPKWLIAFGSCPLNGGIYYDSYTVINRLALYLPIDLSIEGCMPRPEAIINGFNTLMESIENSTAVGYKKYKENYDWYKKNQNAVLNRTKSVFETGVKK
- a CDS encoding NADH-quinone oxidoreductase subunit H encodes the protein MVTMIVIKYIGFVLVSIIVGLLFMGIGRKYTARIQRRYGPPFWQSYLDVIKLFSKKSISHHWVMDFGIMMGLAGILATIAFLPIAGYHLFNSMNGNIIIMLYFMTIGSLGMAMGVSASGNPNASIGIARALTMMLGYEIPFVIVVISLIFVNQSSLLSVMITNQAGGFLHWNLIRYPLGFIAAEMALQGMLGEKPFDAMIAPSEIASGPMVELSGKMMGLAFLQHAAQIFLETAIITNLFLGGASNIWAFFFKMFILYILSLSINAVSPRFKFEDAVKWFWKWPMAFSLVQLLITIL